CTTCGCCTTTTCAGTCATAATGATTGCACCTCTCTGGTGAAGGGTTGTGCCTTCGTAAACACTACCTTACCACTGTTCTCCGAACAGTCCAGAGAGGTTTTTTATTTTTTAGGGTGCGGATTTAGGGCAACCCTGTTGTTATCCAGTGATATCTTCACCCGCTGAACTCATTCCGCACGCTCCTTTGGAGCGCGCTTCAGATTTTTCAGGAGATACCGGCTGTAGAGCACCGCCGCGGGGTTGTGTCCCAGGACCCTGTCCTTCACCACGAAGGTCGTTACCGGAGCCTTCGAATGACGGTAAAAAATGCTGTCATGACCGACGCAGAGGCCGAGGACGATGCTGAATTGAGACCCCGCCTCGTCGAGAAGCCGGGCCTGCTCCGCCGGGTTGCAGGAGACGGCACCGATCCAGGGACGCCTCGCAGCCCCTATTTCGTCTTTCGTCATGGAACACACCTTGCAGCAGGCGGAATGGACATCGAACTCCTCCGAGAGGATGTTCCCCAGGAGGGCGGCCTCGTCGGAAAAACCGACACAGAAGGCTATCCCGAGGGTTTTGTACTCCATCCTCCGAGCGAATTCCATGATCTCCTCCAGGCGGTTCAGGGTGCAGTAGTACAGGGCCTCCACGTCGGATGCCGTCGTCAGGAGGCGGAGATCCTCACCGTCATACAATTCCGTTCCCTTGCCTGGGCTGCAGGGCTCTCCCCGGGCGCACCCCTTCGTTGCGCACAGATGACATTTCATGTCAGATTTCTCCTTTCGGGGCAGTGAGGGCCCTCATGATCATGTCGGCGGCAGCCCCCCTGGTGACAAAGGAATCGGGCATGAACACGCCGCCCCTGGCCGCCCTGTCGAGAATGCCCCGTTCGGCGAGATAGTGTACCGGGCCGTAGAGCCGGGACTCCTTTGGTATGTCAGCATAACGGGACCGGGTCTCCCGGGGGAGATTCCGGTAGCCCAGAGCTCTCGCCAGGGCGGAGCAGAACTCCCCCCGGGAAACGAAGAAAGTCGGGCCGCTCCCGGGGTACAGAAGAAGACCCGAGGTCTGTGCGCCCGAAAACGCTTTCCTGAAGAGGTCCTCCGCCTCCATTCCCGTCAGGGGAGTGTCCACCCCGAAGATGCCCTTGTCGAGACCGTAGAGCCGGGCGGTCACCACCCTGTTATTGTAGATGTCGTCAATTTTCGCGGAAGGGGCCGAGGGAAGTTCCTCGGGTACGATCCACCCGTACAGGTTCGACATCTGGACTCCCGGCCAGAAGGGATGGTCCCTCGGGACGTCGGAATACTCGCACAGGGAGAGGGCGCTTCCTGCCTCGAGGAGTAACCTTTGGACCTTCCGGGGATCAAGCGCCCGGGGAGAGATGCCCGTCCGCGCCGACAGGGCGGCGGCGGTCCCCGCCGCCTGCCCCGTGAGCATGGATATGGGCTGGAGCCTGAAGGCGCCGGCCACGAGCCGCGACATGGAAATGTTTTTCTCCGCTGCGAGAAGACCGTCCACGTTCCGGGACACAAGGCTGCCGAAGGGAACCTGAAAGGGTCCCCGGGGCATGTCAGTTTTGACGGAAGAGGCGGTTTCACCGAACTCGGCTTCCAGGTCCGCATCTTCGTCACCGGCGTGGAGGTCGAGAATGTAACCCCCGACGGCAACCGCCTCCGGCACTTCTCTTCCGTCCCGGCCGTCCCGGTAACTCTCGGAGTTCAGGCGGACGTCCCGGGACGTGGGGGTGACGAGGCCGACGATCCTGCGGCTTTCCCTCACGTAGGGAATGGGGGGGAAACGGCGGAGGATTTCGGCGTACTCATCGGGAATGATTTCCCTGGCCGTGTCCAGCGGCTCGGAAGAAAGGTATTCGTCATCCGCCACGGACCAGGGCTCTCCGAGCTCGTTCTGGACATAGTAGAGAAAGGAGAGGGTTTTCAGCAGGGCGGCAGCGCCGGCCTGCCTGCGGAATTCAGGGTCCTCCAGGTAGGCGACGGGAAGTCCGCCCCGCCCCTCCCACTTCTCGCTCCCCGGATAGTCGTTGGCCCAGTTGATGCCGGTCTTGGTTATGGCGGACCACCCCTCGGGGGTCGAGGCGTCGTAGTTCTCCGGGTTGGACGAGTCGGGCAGCCCCCGGTAGCCGTTGTGGGTGGCAAAATCCACGGGCATGCGGAGGGGATAGTTCCTGAAGGAGTTGCCGTTCTTCGTCACGATCTTCCGGAACCCGGGAAGGTAGCGCTCATATCCCGGGGGAGGATTCCGCAGCTTCAGGGAGGAGGGGATGCCGCCG
The sequence above is drawn from the Aminivibrio sp. genome and encodes:
- a CDS encoding DUF1847 domain-containing protein, with amino-acid sequence MKCHLCATKGCARGEPCSPGKGTELYDGEDLRLLTTASDVEALYYCTLNRLEEIMEFARRMEYKTLGIAFCVGFSDEAALLGNILSEEFDVHSACCKVCSMTKDEIGAARRPWIGAVSCNPAEQARLLDEAGSQFSIVLGLCVGHDSIFYRHSKAPVTTFVVKDRVLGHNPAAVLYSRYLLKNLKRAPKERAE
- a CDS encoding FAD-dependent oxidoreductase, which encodes MKKTSQRLFRIPVFSPSTVGRMAVLLLLLPAVLLPLPQARASEAERLSCDVVVAGGGAGGISAAIAAARFGVRVILLEETEWLGGQMTAAGVSTMDDLSGNRTGLYGEFHENVRFHYFMKGKSVSTCYWDGNTTAFEPSVGRDILVRMAKDAAKEASSGGKKGSLDIFYRSRVTSVRKEGPAVRGVTADVNGRRTVIDCSVLIDATEWGDVIPLAGALYRAGNSLSPMISPRSRIQDITWLAVMKKYPGGIPSSLKLRNPPPGYERYLPGFRKIVTKNGNSFRNYPLRMPVDFATHNGYRGLPDSSNPENYDASTPEGWSAITKTGINWANDYPGSEKWEGRGGLPVAYLEDPEFRRQAGAAALLKTLSFLYYVQNELGEPWSVADDEYLSSEPLDTAREIIPDEYAEILRRFPPIPYVRESRRIVGLVTPTSRDVRLNSESYRDGRDGREVPEAVAVGGYILDLHAGDEDADLEAEFGETASSVKTDMPRGPFQVPFGSLVSRNVDGLLAAEKNISMSRLVAGAFRLQPISMLTGQAAGTAAALSARTGISPRALDPRKVQRLLLEAGSALSLCEYSDVPRDHPFWPGVQMSNLYGWIVPEELPSAPSAKIDDIYNNRVVTARLYGLDKGIFGVDTPLTGMEAEDLFRKAFSGAQTSGLLLYPGSGPTFFVSRGEFCSALARALGYRNLPRETRSRYADIPKESRLYGPVHYLAERGILDRAARGGVFMPDSFVTRGAAADMIMRALTAPKGEI